In Phreatobacter aquaticus, a single genomic region encodes these proteins:
- a CDS encoding type I polyketide synthase yields MSTETAPAGGIAIVGMAGRFPGADDIDAFWRLLREGRDGISRFSRDELLAAGHSAATIDHPDYVPAKGMIADGDCFDAAFFGIPPREAAYLDPQHRLFLETCWHALEHAGYDPATFPGWIGVYAGEAEQSHQAALLARQRDVAEAARSNPVFFGNSPDFLASRVAYKFDLRGPALTLQTACSTSLVAVHLACQSLLTFESDLALAGGVSVSTPNVEGYLFAHGSVEAPDGICRPFDAGAAGTLPSNGVGVVALKRVEDALEAGDTIHAVILGSAINNDGARKVGFTAPSLDGQADAIALAHRIAGVAPDAIGYVEAHGTGTVMGDPIEVAALSRAFGDEPAPAARTILGSLKGNVGHLKAAAGIAGLIKAALTLKHREIPPTLHFQAANPNLGLDISRFSVAPGLLPWTSDRPRHAAVSSFGIGGTNAHLVLQEAPPALAASPITRPLILPVSAHDDQTLDRMVARLGDALAEASGAVALPDAAQTLQLGRRHFPRRRAVVAATLDEAIDGCRGRGTVLSGRIGAGPRPICFLLQGQGSEFIGMGSALQAQEPVYREAMDRCAAEILRLTGTDIRSVIATGAHGAARLGDTRWTQPALFAAQYALARLLGSWGIKPDRLIGHSVGEISAACLAGVMELETAIALVVARAEAMQQSPEGAMLAVALSETALGPLDPDLEIAAINAPGQCVVSGSTEAIARAEADWRAASVQTRRLPAKRAFHSRRLDAALEGFRASIARLPLSPPRIPIVSNLHGGLLSDRDAVDPAYWVNQARRPVRFLDGLHSVLSEGPQILLEVGPGRTLSTFARRHPRRTPETEIIAMMPAPEPGQASDGRETYAALADAFVQGCEIDWQGVNAGRPIRRVPLPLYPFQRTRYRVQDLPLDGLPDETAPVSKASGARGDLVFLPTWQRSGRASPAPLAGTTWLFGDARTPVAHAIASAVGKAGGRLAAVPADSTAAGLAERLGTDPPQRIIHLAGLEPGPGRAGYDTLLTLAHALDVARVTAPVALVVAARSLFAVESRDDPDPEAALALGPCLVLGQEMPNVAVWVIDADADTPAALIAAHCLSEGPPVAALRGGRLLARAFHPLPETGAPSAFRQGGHYLVTGGLGRLGLAVARELAERHGAKLTLIGRSMPANAASGLSAIEAAGGQAFAALGDITDAAALAAIVAAAEDRFGPLDGILHMAAETRAFTPLAATGPAETSAMLTAKVGGLKALEQVLGGRDLAVRVLMSSLASVMGGLGFAAYAAANAWLDTYAERSRRWTAISWDAWAEGLAAGADVAAARYALATRDAVDAMEHLLAAGISGHALVCGGNLEQRLTAWTGARSQASLPAAAAQTQAGGAAALAAIFSEVLGHADLAEDDDFFDRGGDSLQAIQVISRLRQRLALPVTAALFFDNTTPRKLAEAVAGMTRDTGALAPALDAPVSDEARRSVEVMSGEEVNRLLERLLAEGASP; encoded by the coding sequence ATGAGCACAGAGACAGCCCCGGCCGGTGGCATCGCCATTGTCGGCATGGCCGGGCGCTTTCCGGGCGCCGATGACATCGACGCCTTCTGGCGCCTGCTGCGCGAAGGCCGCGACGGCATCAGCCGATTCTCCCGCGACGAGCTTCTGGCCGCCGGCCATTCCGCCGCGACTATCGACCATCCCGACTATGTGCCCGCCAAGGGCATGATCGCCGATGGCGATTGCTTCGACGCGGCCTTCTTCGGCATCCCGCCCCGTGAGGCCGCCTATCTCGACCCCCAGCACCGCCTGTTCCTGGAGACCTGCTGGCACGCGCTGGAACATGCCGGCTACGACCCCGCGACCTTTCCGGGCTGGATCGGCGTCTATGCCGGCGAAGCCGAACAGAGCCATCAGGCGGCCCTCCTGGCGCGCCAGCGAGACGTGGCGGAAGCCGCCCGCTCCAACCCGGTCTTCTTCGGCAACAGCCCGGATTTCCTGGCCTCCCGCGTCGCCTACAAGTTCGATCTGCGCGGACCCGCCCTGACGCTGCAGACGGCCTGTTCCACGTCGCTGGTCGCCGTCCACCTCGCCTGCCAGTCGCTGCTCACCTTCGAGAGCGATCTGGCGCTGGCCGGTGGCGTCTCGGTCAGCACGCCGAATGTCGAGGGCTACCTCTTCGCCCATGGATCGGTGGAGGCGCCCGACGGAATCTGCCGGCCTTTCGATGCCGGTGCCGCAGGCACGCTGCCCTCCAACGGCGTCGGTGTCGTCGCGCTGAAGCGCGTCGAGGATGCACTGGAGGCCGGCGACACGATCCATGCGGTGATCCTGGGCAGCGCGATCAACAATGATGGCGCGCGCAAGGTGGGCTTCACCGCGCCGAGCCTGGACGGCCAGGCCGATGCCATCGCACTCGCTCACCGGATCGCCGGAGTTGCACCGGACGCCATCGGCTATGTCGAGGCGCACGGCACCGGCACAGTCATGGGCGACCCGATCGAGGTGGCGGCGCTGAGCCGCGCCTTTGGCGATGAACCGGCTCCGGCCGCCCGGACCATTCTCGGTTCGCTCAAGGGCAATGTCGGGCATCTCAAGGCCGCCGCCGGCATTGCCGGGCTGATCAAGGCGGCGCTGACGCTGAAGCACCGCGAGATCCCGCCAACCCTGCATTTCCAGGCGGCCAATCCAAATCTGGGGCTGGACATTTCGCGCTTCTCGGTGGCGCCGGGCCTGCTCCCCTGGACCTCGGACCGGCCGCGCCATGCCGCCGTCAGTTCCTTCGGCATTGGCGGCACCAATGCCCATCTGGTGCTTCAGGAAGCACCACCTGCGCTCGCGGCAAGCCCCATCACGCGCCCCCTGATCCTGCCGGTCTCGGCCCATGACGATCAGACGCTCGACCGGATGGTCGCCCGCCTCGGCGATGCCCTGGCCGAAGCCAGCGGAGCGGTGGCACTTCCCGATGCGGCGCAGACGCTGCAGCTGGGTCGCCGCCATTTTCCCCGCCGGCGCGCCGTGGTCGCCGCCACCCTGGACGAGGCCATAGACGGTTGCCGCGGCCGCGGCACGGTGCTGTCCGGCCGCATCGGCGCTGGCCCGCGCCCGATCTGCTTCCTGCTGCAGGGACAGGGCAGCGAATTCATCGGCATGGGGTCCGCGCTCCAGGCCCAGGAGCCGGTCTATCGCGAGGCCATGGACCGCTGCGCCGCCGAAATCCTGCGCCTGACCGGCACGGACATCCGCAGCGTGATCGCAACCGGAGCCCATGGCGCGGCGCGCCTTGGCGACACCCGCTGGACCCAGCCGGCCCTGTTCGCGGCGCAATATGCGCTCGCACGCCTGCTCGGGAGCTGGGGGATCAAGCCCGACCGGCTGATCGGCCACAGCGTGGGCGAGATCAGTGCGGCCTGCCTTGCAGGCGTGATGGAGCTCGAGACCGCCATCGCGTTGGTGGTGGCGCGGGCTGAGGCCATGCAGCAGAGCCCCGAGGGCGCCATGCTGGCGGTGGCTCTGTCCGAGACAGCGCTCGGTCCGCTCGATCCCGATCTCGAGATCGCCGCGATCAATGCGCCAGGGCAGTGCGTCGTCTCCGGCTCGACCGAGGCCATCGCCCGCGCCGAAGCGGACTGGCGCGCCGCCAGCGTCCAGACCCGCCGCCTGCCGGCCAAACGCGCTTTCCATTCCCGCCGGCTCGATGCCGCTCTCGAAGGGTTTCGCGCGTCGATTGCCCGCCTGCCGCTGTCGCCGCCGCGCATTCCGATCGTCTCGAACCTCCATGGCGGCCTTCTCTCCGACCGCGACGCCGTCGACCCGGCCTATTGGGTGAACCAGGCGCGCCGTCCCGTGCGCTTCCTGGACGGGCTCCACAGCGTGCTCTCCGAGGGGCCGCAGATCCTGCTCGAAGTCGGCCCTGGCCGCACGCTCTCGACCTTCGCCCGGCGCCATCCCAGGCGCACGCCCGAGACCGAGATCATCGCAATGATGCCGGCGCCCGAGCCGGGCCAGGCCAGCGACGGACGCGAGACCTATGCGGCGCTGGCGGATGCCTTCGTCCAAGGCTGCGAGATCGACTGGCAGGGCGTCAATGCCGGCCGGCCCATCCGACGCGTGCCTCTGCCGCTCTATCCGTTCCAGCGCACCCGCTATCGCGTCCAGGACTTGCCACTCGACGGCCTGCCGGACGAGACAGCACCGGTCAGCAAGGCCTCGGGGGCGCGCGGCGATTTGGTCTTCCTGCCCACGTGGCAGCGCAGCGGCAGAGCAAGCCCCGCGCCCCTGGCGGGCACCACCTGGCTGTTCGGGGACGCGCGGACGCCGGTCGCCCATGCCATCGCATCAGCGGTCGGCAAGGCAGGCGGCAGGCTCGCCGCCGTGCCCGCGGACAGCACCGCCGCCGGCCTGGCGGAACGGCTCGGCACCGATCCGCCGCAGCGGATCATCCACCTCGCCGGGCTGGAACCAGGTCCCGGCCGCGCCGGCTACGACACGCTGCTCACCCTCGCCCATGCGCTCGATGTAGCGCGCGTCACCGCGCCTGTGGCGCTGGTTGTCGCCGCCCGCAGCCTGTTCGCCGTGGAAAGCCGGGACGACCCAGATCCGGAGGCCGCCCTGGCGCTCGGGCCGTGCCTGGTTCTCGGCCAGGAAATGCCCAATGTCGCGGTCTGGGTCATCGATGCCGATGCGGACACGCCGGCGGCGCTGATTGCCGCCCATTGCCTGTCCGAGGGCCCGCCGGTCGCCGCCCTGCGCGGTGGCCGCCTGCTTGCCCGCGCCTTCCATCCGCTGCCGGAGACCGGTGCGCCCAGCGCGTTCCGGCAAGGCGGCCATTATCTGGTCACGGGCGGGCTCGGCCGCCTGGGGCTGGCGGTCGCCCGCGAATTGGCGGAGCGCCACGGCGCGAAGCTGACGTTGATCGGCCGCTCGATGCCAGCGAATGCCGCTTCCGGCCTTTCGGCCATCGAGGCGGCGGGCGGCCAGGCTTTCGCCGCGCTTGGCGACATCACCGATGCCGCGGCGCTCGCCGCGATCGTGGCTGCGGCCGAGGACCGGTTCGGCCCGCTCGACGGCATCCTGCACATGGCGGCGGAGACGCGCGCCTTCACGCCGCTGGCTGCCACCGGTCCGGCCGAGACCTCCGCCATGCTGACGGCCAAGGTCGGAGGGCTGAAGGCGCTCGAACAGGTCCTCGGCGGCCGCGATCTCGCAGTCCGGGTGCTGATGTCGTCGCTCGCCTCCGTGATGGGCGGCCTCGGCTTTGCCGCCTATGCCGCCGCCAATGCCTGGCTCGATACCTATGCCGAGCGTTCGCGACGCTGGACCGCGATCTCGTGGGACGCCTGGGCCGAAGGCCTGGCGGCGGGCGCGGATGTCGCGGCGGCCCGCTATGCGCTCGCAACCAGGGACGCCGTCGATGCGATGGAGCACCTGCTCGCGGCCGGGATATCCGGCCATGCCCTTGTCTGCGGCGGCAACCTCGAGCAGCGGCTGACCGCCTGGACGGGCGCCCGGAGCCAGGCATCGCTGCCGGCTGCCGCCGCGCAAACCCAGGCCGGCGGCGCGGCCGCACTCGCGGCCATCTTCTCCGAGGTGCTCGGCCATGCCGACCTCGCCGAGGACGACGACTTCTTCGACCGCGGCGGCGATTCCCTGCAGGCGATCCAGGTGATCTCGCGGTTGCGCCAGCGCCTGGCCTTGCCGGTCACGGCGGCGCTGTTCTTCGACAACACCACGCCGCGCAAGCTCGCCGAAGCCGTCGCCGGCATGACACGCGACACCGGGGCGCTCGCCCCGGCGCTCGATGCGCCGGTCAGCGACGAGGCGCGCCGCTCGGTCGAGGTCATGTCCGGCGAGGAGGTCAACCGGCTGCTGGAGCGGCTGCTGGCCGAGGGGGCGAGCCCGTGA